One stretch of Tenacibaculum sp. MAR_2010_89 DNA includes these proteins:
- a CDS encoding phosphatase PAP2 family protein: MSIFKTSVIIIFSFAFSIGVYSQNSILSTIHNIEPVKNHYKELKKLSNNKRTKFAWMDAIVYPTDNYLNFILVYALNKPYYLSSSQIDFIMNSVNFPANSSEQTRAELDFLLDLQKNRTNKQVVRVMKLAKIGYWPHKNYTKTDDRYENNLKDLFFMIREIAGKRYDAKSLPSTSKLLKGIMNDARLLEFILKFNKIRARPYHLDSNIKPLQEIPTPSFASGHTLWAYIQAYALSELIPKKREEFISLAYEVGLSREIMGVHFPSDDETARQIAHRMLLLMWNTSTFQKDFKAAKAEWRK, encoded by the coding sequence ATGAGTATTTTTAAAACAAGTGTTATAATAATTTTTTCATTTGCTTTTTCTATAGGTGTTTATAGTCAGAACTCTATTTTGTCTACCATTCATAATATAGAGCCTGTAAAGAATCATTACAAAGAGTTAAAGAAATTAAGTAATAATAAGCGTACTAAATTCGCGTGGATGGATGCCATAGTGTATCCTACAGATAATTATTTAAATTTTATATTAGTTTATGCATTAAATAAACCATATTATTTAAGTTCGAGTCAAATAGATTTTATTATGAATTCTGTAAATTTTCCAGCAAATAGTTCGGAGCAAACTAGGGCAGAATTAGATTTTTTACTTGATTTACAAAAAAATAGAACTAATAAGCAAGTAGTACGAGTAATGAAACTTGCAAAAATTGGATATTGGCCTCATAAAAATTATACTAAAACAGATGATAGATATGAGAATAATTTAAAAGATTTATTTTTTATGATACGAGAAATTGCTGGTAAGAGATATGATGCTAAGAGTTTACCAAGTACCTCAAAATTATTAAAAGGAATAATGAATGATGCACGATTATTAGAATTTATATTAAAGTTTAATAAAATTAGAGCTAGGCCATATCATCTTGATTCAAATATAAAACCATTACAAGAAATTCCAACGCCTTCATTTGCTAGCGGGCACACATTATGGGCATACATACAAGCATACGCATTAAGTGAATTGATACCAAAAAAAAGAGAAGAGTTTATATCTTTAGCTTATGAGGTTGGTTTATCTCGAGAAATAATGGGAGTACACTTTCCAAGTGATGATGAAACTGCTAGGCAAATAGCACATAGAATGTTATTGCTAATGTGGAATACAAGTACGTTTCAAAAAGATTTCAAAGCAGCTAAAGCTGAGTGGAGAAAATAA
- a CDS encoding cytochrome c biogenesis protein CcdA codes for MLENLQQWTSGIIENQLNSPFFFIAVFILGLLAAVGSACNVGVLAVITSYAGSETSTKSKTSHFKTGFSFLVGNIISLSLVGALTGLISTSIGKMVGQYWTILAGVLIVYLGLMSLGMLPFSLKVGSKVSNRVSKLANKSFLFGLLLGGFATACSVGCSPIFPIILGTSYLQGSLFLSWFTLFVFAIGYSIPLGALLIGFGFGFNKFSNQLLKNKHIISQISGISMIILGFGLLIGWF; via the coding sequence ATGCTAGAAAATTTACAACAATGGACAAGTGGTATTATTGAAAATCAATTAAACTCACCATTTTTTTTTATAGCTGTTTTTATACTGGGACTTTTAGCAGCAGTTGGTTCTGCTTGTAATGTTGGTGTTTTGGCAGTAATTACAAGTTATGCAGGTTCAGAAACTAGTACAAAAAGTAAAACCTCACATTTTAAAACAGGTTTTTCTTTTTTAGTAGGTAATATTATTTCTTTATCATTAGTAGGTGCTTTAACAGGTTTAATAAGTACATCTATAGGGAAAATGGTTGGTCAATATTGGACAATATTAGCAGGTGTTTTAATAGTGTATTTAGGATTAATGAGTTTAGGGATGCTTCCTTTTAGTTTAAAAGTAGGATCAAAAGTATCGAATAGAGTTTCAAAACTAGCAAATAAAAGTTTTTTGTTTGGTTTACTTTTAGGTGGTTTTGCCACGGCATGTTCTGTTGGTTGTAGCCCAATATTTCCAATTATACTAGGAACATCCTATTTACAAGGTAGTTTGTTTCTAAGTTGGTTTACTTTATTTGTGTTTGCTATTGGTTATAGTATTCCTCTTGGAGCTTTATTAATTGGTTTCGGTTTTGGGTTCAATAAATTTTCAAATCAATTATTAAAAAATAAACATATTATAAGTCAAATTTCCGGTATTTCAATGATTATACTAGGATTCGGGTTGTTAATAGGTTGGTTTTAA
- the arsM gene encoding arsenite methyltransferase — translation MSQEIKEHVKEAYTRVANSGAGCGCGPTSCGSPAQDWTLSESYETVEGYEADADYALGCGIPTEYAKIKEGDTVLDLGSGAGNDVFVARRLVGDSGYVIGVDMTEAMIEKANENKQKLEYTNIDFILGEIENLPLKDNSIDVTVSNCVLNLVPDKKKAYEEVYRVLKPGSHFSMSDIVLRGTLPKGIMEAAEMYAGCISGALKEEEYIQAIKDAGFKNITITKERIVDMPDEVLLNYVCCPEELEKFKESDNAVISLGVYAEK, via the coding sequence ATGTCACAAGAAATTAAAGAACACGTAAAAGAAGCGTATACAAGGGTTGCAAATTCTGGAGCAGGTTGTGGTTGTGGACCAACATCATGTGGATCGCCAGCTCAAGATTGGACATTAAGTGAAAGTTATGAAACTGTTGAAGGGTATGAAGCTGATGCAGATTATGCATTAGGATGTGGAATTCCAACTGAGTATGCAAAAATAAAAGAAGGTGATACTGTTTTAGATTTAGGTTCTGGTGCAGGAAATGATGTTTTTGTAGCTAGAAGGCTTGTAGGAGATTCTGGATATGTAATAGGAGTTGATATGACGGAGGCAATGATCGAAAAAGCTAATGAGAATAAACAAAAACTTGAGTACACTAATATCGATTTTATATTAGGAGAAATTGAAAATTTACCTCTTAAAGATAATAGTATTGATGTTACAGTGAGTAACTGTGTATTAAACTTAGTTCCAGATAAAAAGAAAGCATATGAGGAAGTATATCGTGTTTTAAAACCAGGAAGTCATTTTAGCATGTCAGATATTGTTTTAAGAGGAACTTTGCCAAAAGGAATAATGGAAGCTGCTGAAATGTATGCGGGATGTATTTCTGGAGCATTAAAGGAAGAAGAGTATATACAAGCAATAAAGGACGCTGGCTTTAAAAATATTACTATAACAAAAGAACGGATTGTAGATATGCCAGATGAGGTGTTATTAAATTATGTATGCTGTCCTGAAGAACTCGAAAAATTTAAGGAAAGTGATAATGCCGTAATTAGCTTAGGTGTTTATGCTGAAAAATAG
- the sigZ gene encoding RNA polymerase sigma factor SigZ → MNTEIIHVWNTMNDRLTNFVNGKVKDTELTKDIVQDVFLKVFTKFETLKNKEKLIAWIYQITRNEIVSHFRKLKYNESSDNIDSEDLHEDTLTSELTSCLSPFINSLPDKYKQAIILADIENIPQKEIAKLLNISYSGTKSRVQRGREMLKSAYEDCCIISTDVYGDVIDYKEKKCKKKCD, encoded by the coding sequence ATGAATACTGAAATTATACATGTTTGGAATACGATGAATGATCGATTAACTAATTTTGTTAATGGAAAAGTTAAAGATACCGAGCTTACAAAAGATATTGTTCAAGATGTTTTTTTAAAGGTGTTTACAAAGTTTGAAACCTTGAAAAATAAAGAAAAACTAATAGCTTGGATTTATCAAATTACACGTAATGAAATAGTTTCTCACTTTAGAAAGTTGAAGTACAATGAATCTTCTGATAATATAGATTCAGAAGATTTACATGAAGACACTCTTACTTCAGAGTTAACTAGTTGTTTAAGCCCATTCATAAATTCACTACCTGATAAATATAAGCAGGCTATTATTTTAGCAGATATTGAAAATATACCTCAGAAAGAAATTGCTAAACTATTAAATATCTCATATTCGGGAACAAAATCAAGAGTACAACGGGGAAGAGAAATGCTAAAGTCTGCTTATGAAGATTGCTGTATAATCTCTACAGATGTGTATGGAGATGTTATTGATTACAAGGAAAAAAAGTGTAAAAAAAAATGTGATTAA
- a CDS encoding 2Fe-2S iron-sulfur cluster-binding protein has protein sequence MGKVYSLKIIDLKEETKNSVLITFKIPNELYSVFKYDPGQYITLQFNLKGQQIRRSYSLCSSPFISEYLQICIKRVKDGLVSNHINDTLKKGDYVEVLPPEGYFLAKVNKDNYKTYYLFAAGSGITPIISILKTVLHTEERSYVYMIYGNTNQETIMFREELKLLEEKYKNRFVLIQTLSRPKSSWSDLWKVSDKTYRKGRVDATCINWFINTYPPYAQNTEYYVCGPGKMIDNTVKTLEGMDVPFNRIFIESFGGAIMNNEIETTTEANLIVNLKGEKNEIIIPKGKTVLRALLDENYSPPYSCEGGVCATCKCKVIKGKVAMLKNLALTEQEVENGYVLSCQSYPLTSNIEIIYN, from the coding sequence ATGGGTAAAGTGTATTCATTAAAAATTATCGACTTGAAAGAAGAAACTAAAAATTCAGTTTTAATTACTTTCAAAATACCAAATGAATTATATAGTGTGTTTAAATATGATCCAGGACAATATATTACGTTACAATTTAATCTAAAAGGACAGCAAATTCGTCGTTCATATTCATTATGTAGCTCGCCTTTTATTAGTGAGTATTTACAAATTTGTATAAAACGTGTTAAGGATGGTTTGGTTTCAAACCATATAAATGATACTCTTAAAAAAGGAGACTATGTAGAAGTTTTACCTCCTGAAGGATATTTTTTAGCAAAGGTGAATAAAGATAATTATAAAACATATTATTTATTTGCGGCAGGTAGTGGAATTACACCTATTATTTCTATTTTAAAAACGGTATTGCATACAGAAGAAAGGAGCTATGTATATATGATATATGGTAATACAAATCAAGAAACTATTATGTTTCGAGAAGAGTTAAAATTACTTGAAGAAAAATATAAAAATAGATTTGTATTAATACAAACATTAAGTAGACCAAAAAGTAGTTGGAGTGATTTATGGAAAGTATCTGATAAAACTTATAGAAAAGGAAGAGTCGATGCTACATGTATAAATTGGTTTATAAATACATACCCACCTTATGCACAAAATACTGAATATTATGTTTGTGGTCCTGGAAAAATGATAGATAATACTGTAAAAACGTTAGAGGGTATGGATGTTCCTTTCAATAGAATATTTATTGAAAGTTTTGGAGGAGCAATTATGAATAACGAAATAGAAACTACTACAGAAGCTAACTTAATAGTTAATTTAAAAGGTGAAAAAAATGAAATTATTATTCCTAAAGGAAAAACTGTTTTAAGAGCCTTGTTAGATGAAAATTATTCACCACCATACTCATGTGAAGGAGGGGTTTGTGCTACTTGTAAATGTAAAGTAATTAAAGGAAAAGTAGCTATGTTAAAAAATTTAGCATTAACAGAACAAGAAGTAGAAAATGGTTATGTACTAAGTTGTCAAAGTTATCCATTAACAAGTAATATTGAGATCATTTATAACTAG
- a CDS encoding aromatic ring-hydroxylating dioxygenase subunit alpha — protein sequence MKRFGEGLSINNMSRSMDSQQKKMMHVLPVEAYTSKEWFDLEMKTLFSTTWQFAGLVEDVANPGDYIAVQAGLNNIFIVKGRDHRLRAFHNMCRHRGTQLLRAVGENQKAITCPYHDWTYDLEGKLISVPKKEEEFPYLCSKKLHECDLNLHEASVDIFKGMLFVHPEKNAQNILEFFGEVTPYLGPHIPEELVEYQEKEGEAFYTKEIHANWKIIVENYIDHYHLAHLHEGTLNMYDHAKAEFGWKGPHYWFYEPLVTEYLADVDNASPQPLISSVPREKIGAYVPWLFPNIGITEGEAAWNTFHAIPLAADKTLVVIRSKMENASEWEFTKQYTRSSMSKVWLKYGNKGKYEGDPSDPMASGDFMKEDVYACEQQQKSLKSPMFSLGARAKRGEYAVMRFQEEVKKWMNNHGANV from the coding sequence ATGAAGAGGTTTGGAGAAGGGTTATCAATAAATAATATGAGTAGAAGTATGGATTCACAACAAAAGAAAATGATGCATGTATTACCTGTAGAAGCTTATACATCTAAAGAGTGGTTTGATTTAGAAATGAAAACTTTATTTAGTACTACATGGCAATTTGCAGGTTTGGTAGAAGATGTGGCAAATCCGGGAGATTACATTGCTGTTCAAGCTGGATTAAATAATATTTTCATAGTTAAAGGTCGAGACCATCGACTCAGAGCTTTTCATAATATGTGTCGTCATAGAGGTACACAACTTTTACGTGCAGTAGGAGAAAATCAAAAAGCAATTACTTGTCCGTATCATGATTGGACATATGATTTAGAAGGGAAATTAATTAGTGTACCTAAAAAAGAAGAGGAGTTTCCATATTTATGCTCTAAAAAGTTACATGAATGTGATTTGAATTTGCATGAAGCTTCAGTTGATATTTTTAAAGGAATGTTATTTGTACATCCAGAAAAGAATGCTCAGAATATACTAGAGTTTTTTGGAGAAGTAACACCATATTTAGGGCCACATATACCTGAAGAATTAGTAGAGTATCAAGAAAAAGAAGGGGAGGCATTTTACACTAAAGAGATACATGCAAACTGGAAAATTATTGTTGAAAACTATATAGATCACTACCATTTGGCTCATTTACATGAAGGAACACTAAATATGTATGACCATGCAAAAGCAGAATTTGGTTGGAAAGGACCCCATTATTGGTTTTATGAACCTTTGGTTACAGAGTATTTAGCAGATGTAGATAATGCATCACCACAGCCATTAATAAGTAGTGTGCCAAGAGAAAAAATTGGAGCTTATGTGCCTTGGTTGTTCCCTAATATAGGAATTACTGAAGGGGAAGCAGCATGGAATACTTTTCATGCAATACCATTAGCTGCAGATAAAACATTGGTTGTAATTAGATCTAAAATGGAAAATGCTAGTGAATGGGAGTTTACCAAACAATATACTAGGTCTTCCATGAGCAAAGTTTGGTTAAAATATGGAAATAAAGGGAAGTACGAAGGAGATCCAAGCGATCCAATGGCTTCTGGAGATTTTATGAAAGAAGACGTATATGCTTGTGAGCAACAGCAAAAATCTTTAAAATCGCCAATGTTTAGTTTAGGAGCAAGGGCCAAAAGAGGAGAATATGCAGTTATGCGTTTTCAAGAAGAGGTTAAGAAATGGATGAATAATCACGGAGCAAATGTTTAA
- a CDS encoding DUF2147 domain-containing protein gives MKQLLIILVFSIACVSCAQSSDEIIGTWKVKNDYYEAVYEVVKYKGKFFGKIHYYNDGKETYKGNNKKEDYFLTGVERKGKKYIKGKMYLPGGTYYEVVITLKNKDILKVLMTVEGEPYEEVWRRVINK, from the coding sequence ATGAAACAGCTATTAATAATTTTAGTGTTCTCAATTGCTTGTGTTTCGTGTGCTCAAAGTAGTGATGAAATTATAGGCACTTGGAAAGTGAAAAATGACTATTACGAAGCAGTGTATGAAGTTGTTAAGTATAAAGGAAAATTCTTTGGAAAAATTCATTACTACAATGACGGAAAAGAAACATATAAAGGAAATAATAAAAAAGAGGACTATTTTTTAACAGGAGTTGAAAGAAAAGGAAAAAAGTATATAAAAGGGAAAATGTATTTACCAGGAGGAACTTATTATGAAGTTGTTATTACGTTAAAAAATAAAGATATACTAAAGGTATTAATGACGGTAGAAGGAGAACCTTATGAAGAGGTTTGGAGAAGGGTTATCAATAAATAA
- a CDS encoding DUF6787 family protein, with protein sequence MKKLMVCWNVETPKDLMIICIVFSITGSSSIAIGRPVLKLLGITLDNFNPFIYYPLFVISSFVFYQVFLVLFGWGFGQFSFFWSLEKKMLRRFGISI encoded by the coding sequence ATGAAAAAATTAATGGTATGTTGGAATGTAGAAACACCAAAAGATTTAATGATAATATGTATAGTTTTTTCAATTACAGGCTCATCATCTATAGCCATTGGAAGACCAGTTTTAAAGTTATTAGGAATTACTTTAGATAATTTTAACCCGTTTATCTATTATCCACTTTTTGTGATTTCAAGCTTTGTGTTTTATCAAGTTTTTTTAGTGTTATTCGGTTGGGGTTTCGGGCAATTTAGTTTTTTTTGGAGTCTAGAAAAGAAGATGTTAAGAAGATTTGGTATCTCAATTTAA
- a CDS encoding DUF2147 domain-containing protein — MKKSLVGVFLFLISCSSQIDHRVLGTWKVQSTFYKAIYKIEKQHTKLIGKVLYYNDDTTILKKTNTDKDIFLKNLEYKNEVYVDAISGATKTNSKNLKIKVKHKDTLEVTSYISNKPLVEIWIRK; from the coding sequence ATGAAAAAATCTCTAGTTGGTGTATTCCTTTTTTTAATTAGCTGTTCTTCTCAAATTGATCATCGAGTTTTAGGTACCTGGAAAGTTCAAAGTACTTTTTATAAAGCTATTTATAAGATAGAAAAACAGCATACAAAACTTATAGGTAAAGTTCTTTACTATAATGATGACACTACTATACTAAAAAAAACAAACACTGATAAAGATATTTTTTTAAAAAACTTAGAATATAAAAATGAGGTATATGTTGATGCTATTTCTGGTGCTACAAAAACTAATTCTAAAAATTTAAAAATTAAAGTTAAACACAAGGATACATTAGAAGTTACTAGCTATATAAGTAATAAGCCTCTAGTTGAAATTTGGATACGAAAATAA
- a CDS encoding YceI family protein — translation MRNLIILTIVLISQTINAQKYFTRTGKTDFKASVDAFEPVEASNNSTTAILKINTGDFAAQLFINAFNFKVALMQEHFNENYMDSDTYPKAIFRGKIEKFSLNKLSTKKEFLLNGTIEIRGIKKEINTLVTAIYKEHKILIKGNFSITPQDFEIKIPSVVRKKIAQQINIIINYELVEKK, via the coding sequence ATGAGAAACCTAATCATACTTACAATTGTATTAATAAGTCAAACTATTAATGCTCAAAAGTACTTTACAAGAACTGGAAAAACAGATTTTAAGGCTTCAGTTGATGCTTTTGAACCTGTAGAAGCTTCGAACAATAGTACTACAGCAATTTTAAAAATAAACACAGGAGACTTTGCCGCTCAGCTATTTATTAATGCTTTTAATTTTAAAGTTGCCTTAATGCAAGAGCATTTTAATGAAAATTATATGGATAGTGACACGTATCCGAAAGCTATATTTAGAGGAAAAATAGAAAAATTCTCTTTAAATAAATTAAGTACAAAAAAAGAATTTTTGTTAAATGGAACAATAGAAATCCGTGGAATTAAAAAAGAAATTAACACACTTGTAACCGCCATTTATAAGGAACATAAAATTTTAATAAAAGGTAACTTTTCTATTACCCCTCAAGATTTTGAAATTAAAATACCTAGTGTTGTTAGAAAAAAAATTGCCCAACAAATAAACATTATAATTAATTATGAGTTGGTTGAAAAAAAATAA
- a CDS encoding DUF5777 family beta-barrel protein: MHTKITYIIIITLSLLSITTQAQDDLLNELNNETKNTKQFDLPAFKAMQIGNLQSTKIADKGDLYLIVSHRFGTFKNGIDDFFGLDQANTKIQLAYSFWEGIQLSFSRDSFEKTYSGTAKVRLTKQSNQFPLNIVGYASADINSEIKKANYPSLKFGDRMTYTTQLLVSRRISKKLSLEIAPSFVRQNLQDLNFTGARTHNQILIGLGGRMKVSKRMSINLEYAYNFSKHENSKYNNPLTLGIDIETGGHVFQLLFSNARGSNDGAFLTKAQGDWSTGDISFGFNVVRVF, encoded by the coding sequence ATGCATACTAAAATAACATATATCATCATCATTACTTTATCGTTATTATCAATTACAACTCAAGCACAAGATGATTTATTAAATGAACTAAATAACGAAACTAAAAACACAAAACAATTTGATTTACCTGCATTTAAAGCCATGCAAATAGGTAATTTACAATCTACTAAAATTGCCGATAAAGGAGATTTATACTTAATTGTGTCACATCGTTTTGGTACTTTTAAAAACGGAATTGATGACTTTTTCGGATTAGATCAAGCAAATACTAAAATACAATTAGCCTATAGTTTTTGGGAAGGAATTCAGTTAAGTTTCAGTAGAGATAGTTTTGAAAAAACATATTCAGGTACTGCTAAAGTTCGTTTAACAAAGCAATCAAATCAATTTCCTTTGAATATAGTTGGATATGCAAGTGCTGATATTAATTCAGAAATTAAAAAAGCTAACTACCCTAGTTTAAAATTTGGTGATCGTATGACTTATACCACTCAATTGTTGGTTTCTCGAAGAATTTCTAAAAAACTTTCTTTAGAAATCGCTCCCTCATTTGTTCGTCAAAATTTACAAGACCTAAACTTCACTGGAGCTAGAACACATAACCAGATATTAATTGGGTTGGGAGGTCGAATGAAAGTTAGCAAACGCATGAGTATTAACCTAGAGTATGCTTATAACTTCAGTAAACATGAAAATTCAAAATATAACAATCCGTTGACTTTAGGAATTGATATTGAAACAGGAGGACATGTATTCCAATTATTATTTTCAAATGCTAGAGGTAGTAATGATGGTGCTTTTTTAACTAAGGCACAAGGTGATTGGAGCACAGGGGATATTTCATTTGGTTTTAATGTTGTAAGAGTTTTTTAA
- a CDS encoding Crp/Fnr family transcriptional regulator: MQDFIQFIKQYVFLSEEAEKAITNVIVKKKYSKNELLVEEGKTCKHLYFLSEGTVRTYLFQKGKDITHWIYPEQSIFTSWHSYILKKPSLEYIEATSDILVFAISYNDWQELYQNYPTLERFGRLMMEEQIAIIDDFYKGYYFLTAKEKYELLINVFPKITQIANLGHIASMLGISQETLSRVRGK, encoded by the coding sequence ATGCAAGATTTTATTCAATTTATTAAACAATATGTTTTTCTTTCTGAAGAGGCAGAAAAGGCTATTACTAATGTTATTGTTAAAAAAAAATATAGCAAGAATGAGTTATTAGTAGAAGAAGGCAAAACATGTAAACATTTATATTTTTTATCTGAAGGAACTGTAAGAACGTACTTGTTTCAAAAGGGTAAAGATATTACGCATTGGATTTATCCGGAGCAATCAATATTTACTTCGTGGCATAGTTATATTTTAAAAAAACCTTCATTGGAGTATATTGAAGCTACTAGTGATATACTAGTTTTTGCAATTTCATATAATGATTGGCAAGAATTATATCAAAATTATCCAACTTTAGAGCGATTTGGACGTTTAATGATGGAGGAGCAGATAGCTATAATTGATGATTTTTATAAAGGGTATTATTTTTTAACAGCTAAAGAAAAGTATGAATTGTTAATTAATGTGTTTCCAAAAATTACTCAAATAGCAAATTTAGGTCATATTGCTTCTATGCTGGGAATTAGCCAAGAAACTCTTAGTAGAGTTAGGGGGAAATAA
- a CDS encoding translation factor GTPase family protein has protein sequence MKKPTINIGVLAHVDAGKTTLTEHFLYNSGAIRTLGSVDKGSTSTDSLALEKERGISIKAATTSFEWKDTKINLIDTPGHVDFSSEVERALCVVDAVVLVVSAVEGVQAHTLNIWDSLQELHIPTLIFINKIDRQGADAEGTITQIESDLKTKTVVLYASENDGLTDATITPVFNSEVDSEIKEKSIEHILEGDELLLERFLNSESIKDDEYVKSIRKLTIDTKITPVYTGIAKNNIGVTELLDGIVAYCPTSKITTSKELSAFVFKLEHHKVFGMMAHVKVFSGELSSKSTIYNDTQQLETKINQTKQLHNTKYVDNVILQSGDIGVITGVLGTKAGDVLGSPEGIPKLPQLHIPVLSVQVVPDNNADYNVLADALQQLDREDPSLSFKWFKVEKELQLLLMGQMQVEILEHVLKERFSINASFTDPQVVYKETISKKAEGYIRYWMPKPCWAIMTFLIEPAPLNSGVSYHSIVSQNDVHIKYQNEIERTIPKALTQGILGWEVTDVKITLIKGEDHNVHSRPGDFNLATPMGIMKGLKIGGTHLLEPILSFEIKANEGLLGKITSELSTRRAVFDTPEFMDEVFHLKGRIPVATSLDFGRKLNSITSGKSRLRLKFHGYDTCPKGEGIVRDYKGVNPLDEAQWILHRRGAYKADERVI, from the coding sequence ATGAAGAAACCAACGATCAATATAGGTGTCTTAGCGCATGTAGATGCAGGTAAAACCACACTTACCGAGCATTTTTTATACAATTCAGGTGCTATTAGAACGTTGGGGAGTGTTGATAAAGGGTCAACAAGTACTGATAGTTTAGCACTGGAGAAAGAGCGTGGAATTTCTATAAAAGCTGCCACCACTTCCTTTGAATGGAAAGACACAAAGATTAATTTAATTGATACGCCTGGTCACGTTGATTTTTCAAGCGAGGTTGAGCGTGCATTGTGTGTTGTTGATGCGGTAGTGTTAGTAGTTTCTGCTGTAGAAGGGGTGCAAGCACATACCCTAAATATTTGGGATTCTTTACAAGAGTTACATATACCAACTCTTATTTTTATTAATAAAATTGATCGTCAAGGTGCAGATGCTGAAGGAACAATTACCCAGATAGAAAGTGATTTAAAAACTAAAACAGTAGTGTTGTACGCCTCAGAAAATGATGGATTAACGGATGCTACCATAACGCCAGTTTTTAATAGTGAAGTTGATAGTGAAATTAAAGAAAAGTCTATTGAGCATATTTTAGAGGGTGATGAACTCTTATTAGAACGTTTTTTAAATTCTGAATCAATTAAAGATGATGAGTATGTAAAGAGTATTCGTAAGTTAACAATCGATACTAAAATAACTCCTGTATATACTGGTATTGCTAAGAATAATATAGGGGTAACTGAACTTTTAGATGGAATAGTAGCCTATTGCCCAACTTCTAAAATAACCACGTCTAAAGAGCTTTCAGCATTTGTGTTTAAATTAGAACATCATAAGGTTTTTGGTATGATGGCACATGTAAAAGTTTTTTCAGGAGAATTGTCTTCTAAATCTACCATATACAACGATACGCAACAGTTAGAAACTAAAATTAATCAGACAAAACAATTACACAATACAAAATATGTAGATAATGTTATTTTACAATCGGGAGATATTGGGGTAATAACGGGTGTTTTAGGTACAAAAGCTGGTGATGTCTTAGGAAGTCCAGAAGGAATTCCAAAATTACCTCAGTTGCATATTCCAGTATTGAGTGTTCAGGTAGTTCCTGATAATAATGCTGATTATAACGTACTAGCAGATGCTTTACAGCAATTAGATAGAGAAGATCCTTCTTTAAGCTTTAAATGGTTTAAGGTAGAGAAGGAGCTTCAATTATTGTTAATGGGACAAATGCAAGTTGAAATTTTGGAGCATGTTTTAAAAGAACGTTTTTCAATCAACGCAAGTTTTACGGATCCACAAGTGGTGTACAAAGAAACCATTAGCAAAAAAGCAGAGGGCTATATTCGCTATTGGATGCCAAAGCCTTGTTGGGCAATTATGACGTTTTTAATTGAACCTGCTCCGTTAAATTCAGGAGTTAGTTATCATTCAATTGTTTCACAGAATGATGTACATATCAAATATCAAAATGAAATAGAACGAACCATTCCGAAAGCCTTGACACAAGGAATTTTAGGGTGGGAGGTAACCGATGTAAAAATTACGTTGATAAAAGGAGAAGATCATAATGTACATTCCAGACCCGGTGATTTTAACCTAGCAACTCCTATGGGAATTATGAAAGGGTTAAAAATTGGTGGAACACATTTATTAGAGCCTATATTAAGTTTTGAAATAAAAGCAAATGAAGGGTTGTTAGGGAAGATAACTTCTGAGTTAAGTACGCGAAGAGCTGTTTTTGATACTCCAGAGTTTATGGATGAGGTGTTTCATTTAAAAGGACGAATTCCTGTAGCTACATCCTTAGATTTTGGTAGGAAGTTAAATTCAATAACGAGTGGTAAATCGCGTCTTAGACTAAAATTTCATGGATATGATACCTGTCCTAAAGGAGAAGGTATAGTTCGTGACTATAAAGGGGTAAATCCTCTTGATGAAGCCCAATGGATATTACACCGTCGTGGTGCGTATAAAGCGGACGAACGGGTAATTTAG